In the Candidatus Woesearchaeota archaeon genome, one interval contains:
- the scpB gene encoding SMC-Scp complex subunit ScpB yields MEDWKKIEALLFASGKYITEEQLITLSKIPKNKIKKALTDLKNKYEENNTSLTIYNEADAWKLNVKEEYTEIIKEVVSDAEMPRAVMETLAIIAYKSPVLQSEIKDIRGTTSYDHIALLEAKGFINRERQGRSYKIRLTTKFHEYFDIDGDSKLAELFKDVKKPEKLGNLEVYEEKDEKEDKEFDDKITERMKKLEKTNEDEEQENNFLNEFEEKFEKTKQKIDESEQDIQSFRKRTDEDTEQIFKEKQEQEEETIGTTKSKQIFEENQEDEEQQENQEDKEENEETGPEFLKKINQQIDDLIGTNTEQQNEENEEQENAKENDIVKENQEDEDQHKKIK; encoded by the coding sequence ATGGAAGACTGGAAAAAAATAGAAGCACTACTATTCGCATCAGGAAAATACATAACAGAAGAACAACTCATAACGCTATCAAAAATACCAAAAAACAAAATAAAAAAAGCACTAACAGACCTAAAAAACAAATACGAAGAAAACAACACTAGCCTAACAATATATAACGAAGCAGACGCGTGGAAACTAAACGTAAAAGAAGAATACACAGAAATAATAAAAGAAGTAGTATCAGACGCAGAAATGCCTCGCGCAGTAATGGAAACACTAGCAATAATAGCATATAAAAGCCCAGTTCTACAATCAGAAATAAAAGACATAAGAGGAACAACGTCTTACGATCACATAGCCCTACTAGAAGCAAAAGGATTCATAAACAGAGAAAGACAAGGAAGAAGCTACAAAATAAGACTAACCACGAAGTTCCACGAATACTTCGACATAGACGGAGACTCAAAACTAGCAGAACTATTCAAAGACGTCAAGAAACCAGAAAAACTAGGAAACCTAGAAGTATACGAAGAAAAAGACGAAAAAGAAGACAAAGAATTCGACGACAAAATAACTGAAAGAATGAAAAAACTAGAAAAAACCAATGAAGACGAAGAACAAGAAAACAATTTCCTAAACGAATTCGAAGAAAAATTCGAAAAAACCAAACAAAAAATAGACGAATCAGAACAAGACATACAAAGCTTCAGAAAAAGAACAGACGAAGACACAGAACAAATATTCAAAGAAAAACAAGAACAAGAAGAAGAAACAATAGGAACAACAAAATCCAAACAAATATTCGAAGAAAACCAAGAAGACGAAGAACAACAAGAAAACCAAGAAGATAAAGAAGAAAATGAAGAAACAGGACCCGAATTCTTAAAAAAAATAAATCAACAAATCGACGACCTAATAGGCACAAACACAGAACAACAAAACGAAGAAAACGAAGAACAAGAAAATGCAAAAGAAAATGATATTGTTAAAGAAAATCAAGAAGACGAAGATCAACACAAAAAAATAAAATAA
- a CDS encoding U32 family peptidase, with amino-acid sequence MKNQIELMAPAGSWESLRAAIQAKADSVYFGIDKMNMRARAANNFQIKDIKKIMKILHENNMKGYLTLNIVVYDDELKEAKKVLKEAKLAKVDAIIASDLAIITEAKKQSLNVHLSTQANISNTEAIKFYSNYADTIVLARELTLKQIKKINDEIKKQKITGPNKKLIKTEAFIHGALCIAISGKCYMSLATYGHSANRGDCLQTCRRKYKVLDEETGQKLRLENEYVMSPSDLCTITILKRIIETGISIMKIEGRGRSPEYVYEVTKTYREALELIKQNKYTEETAQKLKKNLEKVFNRGFWEGGYYLGTKINEWSNTYGSKATQTKQLVGKIINYYEKKEVASILVESTPFKKKDQILIIGPTTGIVNFVCDEIQQENQTIEKANKNELVSIKVPCKIRKNDKVYVIKKKNIY; translated from the coding sequence ATGAAAAACCAAATAGAGCTAATGGCGCCAGCAGGATCATGGGAATCACTACGCGCAGCGATACAAGCAAAAGCAGATTCAGTCTATTTCGGAATAGACAAAATGAATATGAGAGCACGCGCAGCAAATAACTTTCAAATAAAAGACATAAAAAAAATAATGAAGATTCTTCATGAAAACAACATGAAAGGATACTTAACTCTGAACATAGTGGTTTACGACGACGAATTAAAAGAAGCTAAAAAAGTTCTAAAAGAAGCCAAACTCGCGAAAGTAGACGCAATAATAGCATCAGACCTAGCAATAATAACAGAAGCAAAAAAACAAAGCTTAAACGTTCATTTAAGCACACAAGCAAACATCTCAAACACTGAAGCAATAAAATTCTACTCAAACTACGCAGACACAATAGTTCTAGCAAGAGAATTAACACTGAAACAAATAAAAAAAATAAATGATGAAATAAAAAAACAAAAAATAACCGGACCAAATAAAAAATTAATAAAAACAGAAGCATTCATACACGGAGCACTATGCATAGCCATATCAGGCAAGTGCTACATGAGCTTAGCAACTTACGGACATTCAGCAAACAGAGGAGATTGTTTACAAACATGCAGAAGAAAATACAAAGTACTAGATGAAGAAACAGGACAAAAACTAAGGTTAGAAAACGAATACGTAATGTCTCCAAGCGACTTATGCACCATAACTATTCTAAAAAGAATAATAGAAACAGGAATCTCAATCATGAAAATAGAAGGAAGAGGAAGAAGCCCAGAATACGTATACGAAGTAACCAAGACGTACAGAGAAGCACTAGAATTAATAAAACAAAACAAATACACAGAAGAAACAGCACAGAAATTAAAGAAAAACTTAGAAAAAGTCTTCAACCGCGGATTCTGGGAAGGAGGATACTACTTAGGCACAAAAATAAACGAATGGTCCAACACTTACGGCTCAAAAGCCACACAAACAAAACAACTAGTAGGAAAAATCATTAATTACTACGAAAAAAAAGAAGTAGCATCAATACTCGTAGAATCAACACCATTCAAGAAAAAAGACCAAATCTTAATAATAGGACCAACAACAGGAATAGTGAACTTTGTTTGCGACGAAATACAACAAGAAAATCAAACAATAGAAAAAGCAAACAAAAACGAGTTAGTATCAATAAAAGTGCCTTGCAAAATAAGAAAAAACGACAAAGTATACGTAATCAAGAAAAAAAATATTTACTAA
- a CDS encoding mechanosensitive ion channel family protein, whose translation MIQLVETLLTTEVHGNMVQDYLVALLIMTLIFLGLTLISYLFKKILKKIDKKNPEKQLFFLKIMEAFTWPLFLVIGLSIASVSLERTEIVSKILRYALAIIITVYITKIVIKIINYVSSKLIERNKDENGKDPAAIEISAKLLSIAAWIIAIIAILTMFQVNLGTIITGLGLASVAIAFALQNVLSDVFASISIYFDKPFGKGDFISTGTDMGFVQKIGIKSTRIKTLNGEELIISNRELTESRVRNFRHMEKRRVALEVGVQYDTPVEKLQKIPKIIEKILNKIESAELSRAHFKTFTDSNMQFEAIYFIKNKNYQLYMDTQQTVNLELVKAFRKEGIQFAFPTRTIHMYQEKKKKKK comes from the coding sequence ATGATACAATTAGTAGAAACCCTATTAACAACGGAAGTCCACGGAAACATGGTACAAGACTACTTAGTAGCCTTATTAATAATGACCTTAATATTCTTAGGACTCACATTAATCTCCTATTTATTCAAAAAAATACTAAAAAAAATAGATAAAAAAAACCCAGAAAAACAATTATTCTTCCTAAAAATAATGGAAGCATTCACATGGCCTTTGTTCTTAGTTATAGGACTAAGTATTGCGTCAGTATCCTTAGAAAGAACAGAAATAGTATCAAAGATTTTAAGATACGCTTTAGCAATAATAATAACAGTATACATAACGAAAATAGTAATAAAAATAATTAATTATGTGTCTTCAAAACTAATAGAAAGAAATAAAGACGAAAATGGAAAAGACCCAGCAGCGATAGAAATAAGCGCAAAACTATTATCGATAGCAGCGTGGATAATAGCAATAATAGCGATACTAACAATGTTCCAAGTAAATCTAGGAACAATAATAACAGGATTAGGACTTGCAAGCGTAGCTATAGCATTCGCTTTACAAAACGTGCTATCAGACGTATTCGCATCAATATCAATATATTTTGACAAACCATTCGGAAAAGGAGACTTCATCAGTACAGGAACAGACATGGGCTTCGTACAAAAAATAGGAATAAAATCCACGAGAATAAAAACATTGAACGGAGAAGAACTCATCATTTCTAACAGAGAACTAACAGAATCAAGAGTAAGAAACTTCAGACACATGGAAAAAAGACGCGTAGCACTCGAAGTAGGAGTACAATACGATACGCCTGTAGAAAAATTGCAAAAAATACCAAAAATAATAGAAAAAATACTAAACAAAATAGAATCCGCGGAATTATCAAGAGCTCACTTCAAAACATTCACAGATTCAAACATGCAATTCGAAGCAATATACTTCATAAAAAATAAAAATTATCAACTATACATGGACACACAACAAACAGTGAACTTAGAATTAGTAAAAGCATTTAGAAAAGAAGGAATACAATTCGCATTTCCAACAAGAACTATACACATGTACCAAGAAAAAAAGAAAAAGAAAAAATAA